The segment TTCGCCGGAATAGCACCCATGACAACCTCCATGTTCACCGAACTTCATCGGCTTTGAAGATGCTACGTGCGCAGCAGCGGTCTGTCCACCGATGCTCCCGCCATTGCGCGGCCGATGCCCTTCGCCCATGCTGCGCGCATGGACTTCATGAAGTGGCTCAATTCGCTCGATGAACTTCTGTACGAGGTAATGAGCTGGCTGCTGTTCTTCCCGCTCACGCTCGCCCGATCGGTGTTTCGTCCGATGGGCATCATGGCGGAGATCCAGCAGGAAGTCGCGTTGCCCGACGATCAGCGCTACAAGGCGGTACTCAGCCCGCCACTGTTCCTCGCGCTCGCGCTGCTGCTCGCGCATGCGGTGGCGACCGCGCTGGGCCAAGTCGACACGATTATCCTCAACCATCGCGGGCTCGCCAATCTGGTCAACGACAATGCCAGCGCGCTGGTCCTGCGGGTGATCGTGTTCGCCGCCTTCCCGCTCTTCCTCGCCGCGCGGCTGGTACGCCGCAGCGGGAGGAAGCTCGATCGGGACTCGCTGCAGCAGCCCTTTTACGAGCAATGCTATCCTGCCGCGGTCTTCGCGCTCGGCCTTGGCGTGGGTACCAGCCTGTCGCTCGATCGGCACGGCATCGCCAATAGCATCGGCCACGGCATGGTGCTGGCCAGCATCGGCTATTATTGGATCGTGGAGACGCGCTGGTTCGCGCGGGTGCTCGGCATCGGGCATGTCCGCGCGGCGGGCAACGTCCTGATCGGGCTGTTCGAAGGAACCGTCTTTCTCGTGCTCGTCGCGCTCCTCTTCTCCGGTTGAGCGCGGCGTGCCCTACAGGCTGCCCAAATCCCCCGCCGCGTCCTTGTCCAGCCACGTCCCCGCCTCGGGCATCGGATATTTCAGCCCCGTCGCGCAGTTGAACAGCACGGTCCGCTCTTCCGGATCGACCAGCCCGTCCCGCATCGCTTGGCGGTACGCCGCGAGCGTCGCGCCGCCTTCGGGGCAGAGCAGCAGCCCGTCCTTGCGCGCGCAATCGTCCACCGCCTGGAGTATCGCCGGATCGCCCACCGCGAGCGCGCGGCCGCCCGACTCACGCACCGCGCGCAGGATCAGGAAGTCGCCCACCGCGCGCGGCACGCGGATGCCGGCGGCCACCGTCGCGGCATTCTCCCAGCGCTCGGCATGTTCCTCGCCCGCCTCGAAGGCGCGGACGATCGGCGCGCAGCCCGAGGCCTGGACCGCGTACATCCGCGGCCGCTTCGATCCGATCCAGCCGAGCCGCTCCAGCTCGTCGAACGCCTTCCACATGCCGATCAGCCCGGTGCCGCCGCCGGTCGGGTAGAAGATCGCATCGGGCAGCTCCCAGCCGCACTGCACGGCGAGTTCCAGTCCCATCGTCTTCTTGCCCTCGATCCGATACGGCTCCTTGAGCGTCGAGAAGTCGAACCACCGCCCCTCGGCAGCGCCGCGCCCGACGATCGCGCCGCATTCGTCGATCTGGCCGTTGACCCGGTAGACCCGCGCGCCCTGCGCGGCGATCTCGCGGACGTTCACCTCCGGCGTCTCCTCGGGGCAGAGGATCACCGTCTCGATGCCGCAGCGCGCAGCATAGGCGGCGAGCGCCGCGCCGGCATTGCCGTTGGTCGGCATCGCGATGCGGGTGACGCCCAGCTCGCGCGCCATGCTGACCGCCATCACCAGCCCGCGCGCCTTGAACGAGCCGGTCGGCAGCCGCCCCTCGTCCTTGACGATCGCGCCGGGGCCGCCGGATTTGGGGATGGCGATCAGCGGTGTCTCGATCTCGCCGAGCGAGACGATGTTCTCCGTGCGCCGCACCGGCAGCAGCTCGCGCCAGCGCCACAGATCGGTCGCCCGCGCTTCCAGCGCGTCGCGGGTCAGCGCCGCGCCGATACCCGCCAGATCGTAGCGCACGAGCAGCGGCCGCCCGACTCGCGACAGCCCATGCAACTTGTCCGCGGCATAGGTCTCGCCCGTCATCGAGCATTCGAGATGGGCGACGAATGTGGGCCGCTCGGCCGTGAAATTGTCCTGCATGGTCGGCAGCTTAGGAACCGCCGCCGCCCCTGTCGATGCCCGTTGCGACGATCCGGCGAGGGACGACAATGGTGTCGCGCGCGCAACCGGTACCCGCCCGAAAGCAAGGCTTTTTGCACATCCAGGCCGCGGACCGCGGCAGCCGTCTATAGTATGGTTATAGTAAACCGGGGGCAATGCCCGCGCCGGTAAATGGCCGAGAATGAGGGAGTTAAAGCGTTGACCATCGAAATCGCAGGGGCCATCTTGCAGCATCTCGGGCCCTGCCGGATCGCGGTGGAGACTCGCGGCCCGACCGTACTTGCCGCCGAACTGGCGTTGCTCGGCTGTGATACCAAGCCCGCGTCGCCCGATGTCGTAGTCACGGAATCAAATGCCCTGTCGGCCGCCCTGCTCGCTCGCCATCGGTCCGCGCACACGCTGGTGGTGTTGCCCCGGCAGGTGCAGGCCACGGTGCTTGACGATGCGTTGTTCGGGGCAGGCTGGCGGCGTCTGCCCGGCGCGGTGAACCTGTCGATGCTGTTGCACGTCGCCAGCGGGCAGCCCCCCCTGCCAAGCTTCTACGAACGCACGCCGAACGGGTATAGCGGCCTGCTGAACACGAACACCCCGGACGCCCTGGCGGCCCTCGGCCGCTGGAACCTCGCGGTCGACCAGGTTCGGCCGGGTGACCGCGTGCTGTTGTGCGGCCCAGGCGCAGCCGATGGACGGGCCCTGCTCGAGGCCCGCGCCCGCGCCCGTGCCGTGGAGGTGGACGCGCCCGGGGCATTGCATGCACCGCGCAGCTTCGACGCCATCGTAGCGCTGGATGCCCCCGGCGCCTGGGTGGAAAATGTCGAGCGCTACGCCCAGCTGCTCCGGCTCGACGGACGGCTGATCACGGGCTGGTCCGAGGGCAATCCGCAGCGCCCCGCCGACTGGGCCAGCCTGCATCAGCAGCTCGGCCGCAACTATCTCGTCGAGGGCCAGTTCGTGCAGGCGCCCGGGATCATCCTACCGCAGGCCGTCCCGCAGGGGGAGGTTACCGGCCTTACCTGGCGGATCGCCGTCGCGGCAAACAGCCCGCTGGGCGGGGAAGAATCGTGCGCAAGCTTCGTCCACCCCGCCTTCGGCGCATCGACGGCACCACTCGCTGCCTTTGCGGAGGGCTATGACAATCCCTGGCTCTATCGCACCATGGTGCAGATGGGCGAGCGGCTGGCCGATGAAGACCTGCTGGTCAATCTCGCCGAACATGTCGCCTCGAACGCCCGCCCTGGCTCGGCCGATCAGGGTGCGGCACTCTCGGTGCTCGGCTACCGCGTGTTGGAAGCGCGCGCGGCCGATGTCGTGCCGGTACTGCTGGGCGCGTTCAACGACTATTGGCAGCAGGGTGGCGATACACCGCACGTCGTCCGCTGGCGTGTGTCGCTGGCCTATCTGGCCGGTCGACTGGCAGAACTGGTCGGCGAGCGCACCATTGCCGGGCATTGGTACGCACGAGCGATGACCGACGACTGGCAGCGTTTCTCGACCATTCTCGCCACCAAGGCGATCGGGGCCGCCTTTTTCGCGGCGCGCATCGCGCTCGCCGAGCAGGACGAGGGCCGAGCCTGGCGCATGTTCGAGCGTGGCGTGGAGATCACGCTGCAGGCGGCGGCGCGCGCGCATCGCGAGGAACTCGGCGAGGGCGAAACGTTGCTGCCCTTCTATCTGCCGGAGCTCGCCGAGGTGATCGACATGGGTTCGCAGTGCGCCAATGCGCTCGCCAACCGCCACCTCTGGGCGCGCGACCCTGGGCTGTTCTGGCGTCAGGTAGACGTCAAGCGGTTTGGCCTTGCCTCGTGGACGCTCGATGTGACGAAAGAGAATGAGCGGCTGCGCAGGCAGCTCGCCCAGGGCTGAGGTACGGCCGGGTCAGGCGCCGTCGTCGCCGGCTTCTTCACGCTGGTTGCGGCGCTTGTCGATCGTCTCCATGGCCTCTGCCTTGGCGGGATCGAACAGGTGCCCGAACACCATGCCCAGCATCAGCGCCGCGCCACCCACGCGTCCCTTCGCCTGACGACGGCCGAGCCGCACGAGCAGCGGAATCGCCGCGATCAGCGCTAGGATGACGCCGAGCGTGACGAGCAAATGCATCAGTCGCGCTTGGGGCGCAGGCTGGTGAAGCTGCGGTCCCAGCGGACGGCGCTGAAATAAGCTAGCGGGTTGAACCACGATCCTTCGCCGTCGAAGCTGTGCGTCACCAGCTCGGCGCGGCCCGCAATCGTCTCCAGCGGCACCGGCCCACCCAGGCCCAACGCATCCGAGCCAAAGCGGCTGTCGGCGGACTGATCGCGATTGTCGCCCATCAGGAACACATGCCCGGCCGGCACAGCGATCGGGCCATACGTGTCGCCGGGACTGACATAGCCGCCGGGCAGCACCGTATCGCCCAGATCGATCACATCGTAGCTGCCCCCCCCCGGCAGCGTTTCGCGATACAGCGGTGGCGCGCAATAGCGCTTGCCGTCCGCGCCTTGCGTGCGAAACGCTGCGAGCGGCCCCTCGTCGCACGGCACCGCCGCATCCACCGGGATCCTGGCCCGACCCAAGGCGACACGCGGTACGGCCTTGCCGTTGAGGATCACGATGCCGTGGCGCACTGCCACCGTGTCCCCCGGCAGCCCGATCACACGCTTGATCAGATCCTCGCCATCGCCGCGCCGCACGACGAGGACGATGTCGCCGCGCGCCGGCGTGCCGCCGAACAGTCGTGTGGGCGCGATGTCCCTGCCATGGACCATCAGCGACGCCTGGGAGAAACCGTAAGGGAATTTGCTCGCGACGAGCCGATCGCCGGTGCGCAGCGCGGGCATCATCGATCCCGAGGGGATGTAATAGGGCCGCGCCACCGCGCTTTGGAACAGGAAGAAGATGCCGAGGGTGGCGCCCCAGCCGGCCAGCGTGCGCTTCCAACTCGGCTTCGGCTCCGCCATGGCGTCAGGCGATCTCTTGGCTGCCGTCGAGCAGCTCGCGCGCATCGAGGCCGAGCAGGGCGATATGATCCCTCACCCGCGGCCAGAAGCCGGTAAGGAAGCGGTCCCGCTCCGCCGTCCGCAGCCGCTCGACCGCGCCGGGCACCACGAACATGCCGACCCCGCGGCGGACCTCTACATACCCATCGTCCTGGAAGCTCTGATAGGCCTTGGCCACGGTGAGCGGGTTCGCGCCATGCTCCGCAGCGAGCGCGCGGACCGAGGGAAGCTGGTCCCCCGCGCGATACTGGCCGCGCAGGATCGCTGCGGCGATGATCGCGCGCAGCTTGAGGTAGACCGGGCTGTCTTCGTGCTCCAGGGCTGTCATGCTGCCATAATACAGCACAGGGCTTCCGAGTCCATACTCAGGGATTCCACCGATGGACGATCTCGGACAGTTCACCGCGCGGGCGCTCCTCCAGCGGGCGCGACGGCGTGCCGAGGAAGACGAAGCCGGCGATGCGCTGGCCTTGGCTCCCGAACAGGTCGCGCACCGCATCCGAATAGGCCGGCCAGCCGGTCAACCAGCCGCCGGCGAAGCCCATCGCGTGCGCCGCGTGGAGCAGGTTCATGCAGGCGGCGCCTGCGGACAGCTCCTGCTCCCAGAGCGGGACCTTGTGCGGCTGGACCGGCGCGGAGAGCACCACCACCAGCGCCGGTGCCTGGGTTGCGAACTGCGCCGCGGCCTCCTCGTCCCGCGCGGTCGCATCGGGCTTTTCGGCGCGGAGTATTTCGACCAGCTTCAGTGCGAGCGCCGGACGTGCTTCGTCCGGCACGATGATAAAGCGCCACGGTGCGAGCTTGCCATGATCGGGCGTCCGCGCGGCGATCGCCACCATCTGGTCGAGCTGTTCGGGGCTCGGCCCTGGGCCGGCAAGGTCGCGCGGCTTGCCCGATCGGCGGGTCCGGAGAAGGCTGAGCGGGGTAGTGCGGTCGTTGAAGGTCATGCGCGCCATCTAGGATGCTGTCCCGCCTCCGCCAAGCCACGCGACTTTACAGCGGCGACGCAGGCTCTAGTCTGCGCGCCCATGCACCGGGCCCATGCGCCCGGCACCCATCTCCAAGGACAGCTGCATGGTCGACACACCCACTGCCGATTCCCCGGCAGAACCGGATATCACCCACGTAAACCCCGCCGATGAAAAGACCTGGTTCGGGCACCCCCGCCAGCTGGCGCGCCTCTTCTCGACCGAGATGTGGGAGCGTTTCGGCTTCTATGGCATGCGGGCGCTGCTGACGCTGTACCTCACCCAGCACTTCCTGTTCGGGGATCGCGAGGCGACCGGCTTGTACGGTGGCTATACCGCGCTGGTCTATCTCACCCCGCTGGTCGGCGGTTATCTGGCAGACCAGTTCCTCGGATCGAAACGCGCCGTGAAGTTCGGTGCAATCCTGATGTCGATCGGCTATTTCGTGCTGTGCTTCGGCGGCCAGACCGCCACGCCCTATGCCCAGATCGACGGCCAGCGCTACGAGGTCGCGGTCGAGAAGAGCGCGGCCGGAGAGCAGCGTTTCGTGATCGACCAGGGCCATCGGCAGCTGATCAAGGGCAATGACGACGGCTCGATCACGCTCAGCGAGAACGGCCAGACGGTACGCACGATCGCCAAGGGCGGGTTCGTGTCCGAGGCCGATCGCAGCCCCTTCTACGTAATGGTGATGCTGATCGCGCTGTCGATGGTGTCGGTGGGCAACGGCTTCTTCAAGCCGAACATCTCGACCATGGTGGGCGAGCTCTATCCCAAAGGCGATCCACGCCGCGACGCCGGGTTCACCATCTTCTACATGGGCATAAACCTGGGCTCGATGCTGTCGCAGGCGCTGTGCCCGTGGCTGGCCGTGGCGGTCGGCTGGTGGGCAGGCTTCGGCCTCGCCGCGATTGGGATGCTCTGCTCCTGGGCGCTGATCCAGCTGGACGGCGGCAAGCTCAACGGCATCGGCGAACCGCCCGCCAAGGCCGCCACCGGCCGTCAGCAAATCCTGATCTATGTCGGCGCGCTGTGCGTCATCCCGCTCTTCTATCTGCTCTACATCAACCTGATGGCGGCGGAGCCCGCGCCGGCCGGTTCGGGTCTGCTCGGCTATGTCGCCTCGCTGTCGCTGATGGGCAAGCTGCTGTTCGGCACCTTCCTGATCGGCGTTCCCGCGATCCTCATCTGGTCCTTCGTCTCCGGCGATCGCCGCGAGTTCCAGATGATGATGGCGGCGATGGTCCTGATCGTGTTCAACGTCGTGTTCTGGACGCTGTTCGAACAGGCGGGCTCGTCGCTCACGCTGTTCGCCGATCGCAACACCGATCTCTCCGTGTTCGGCTGGTTCACGATGACCGCGGGCCAGACGCAGAGCTTCAACGCGCTGTTCATCGTGCTGCTCGCGCCGCTGATGTCGATGCTGTGGGCGGGGCTCGCCAAGCGGGGGCTGGAGCCGAGCATCCCGGTGAAGTTCGGCATCGCGCTCATCGCGGTCGGCGGCGGCTTCCTGTTCCTAGTGTGGGGCGCACAATGGGCCGATAGCAGCTTCAAGGTCTCAGTCTGGTGGATCGCCGGGCTGTACTTCATCCACAGCTTCGCCGAACTGTGCATCTCGCCGGTGGGCCTCAGCATGATCACCAAGCTGTCGATCGCACGGATCGTCGGCATGATGATGGGCGTGTGGTTCCTGTCGATCTCGGTCGCGCAGTACGTGGCGGGCGTGATCGCGCAGTTCGCCAGCGTCGAGACGGTAGGCGGCCAGGTGACCAATCTGAAGGTCAGCCTGGAGACCTATCTCAGCGTGTTCACGCTGATCTCGGAATGGGCGATCGGGCTCGGCGTGCTCCTGCTGCTGCTCAGCTGGCCGCTCAAGCGCTGGATGCACGGCGTAAAATAAGCGCCGTCACCAGAAAGGGACGGGGCGCCGCGGAAATGGGGGGACAGCGGCGCCCCTGTCGTTCGCCCGAGGGGGGAGTGGGCGAACGAGTCTCGAATTCAGGCCGCGAGCGGCAGGAAGGCCAGCGCTTCCTGCTCGTTCGCCGCCGCGAGTGCGCGGGCGTTCGCATCGATCGGCTGGCCGGCGCTTGCAGCCAGGCGGCGATGGGCGAAATAGAGCGCGATCAGCGAAAACATGGCAACCTCGAAACAGCTTTGCTGCAATGCAGCGCGGGCGCCGCATCTGGTTGTCTTGTCGTGAGTCCGCAACTGCAAAGCCGCCTCGCCGCGGTTGCAGTTGCCGCAAGTGCGAACGTTTTCCCTCGCAGAATGCAAAAAGGCCCGATGTCACCACCGGGCCTTTTCCGTATAAATACGGGTTGCGCTTACCAGATGTGTACGCGCTGCTCCGGCGCGAGATACAGCTTGTCGCCGGGCTTGATGTCGAATGCCTTGTACCAGGCATCGACGTTGCGGACGACGCCATTGACGCGCGCGGTTGCCGGCGAATGCGGATCGGTGAGCAGCGCCTGACGCTGTGCATCCTCGCGCACCTTCACCCGCCACGCCTGCGCCCAGCCGAGGAAGAAGCGCTGGTCGCCGGTCAACCCGCCCACCAGCTTCGCCTTGCCATGCTTGGCCTGATACTTCTGGTACGCGCCGTAGGCAGCCTCGATGCCGCCGAGATCGCCGATATTCTCGCCCAGCGTCAGCCGGCCGTTGATCTTGGTGCCGGGCACCGGCTCATAGGTGTCGTACTGGCCGGCCAGCGCCTTGGTACGCGCAGCGAAGTCTTCCTTGGCCTTGGGCGTCCACCAATTCTCGAACTTGCCGGTGGGGCCGAACATGCTGCCCTGGTCGTCGAAGCCATGGCCCATCTCATGGCCGATCACCGCACCGATCGCGCCATAATTGACCGCCGGATCGGCATTGGGATCGAAGAAGGGCGGCTGCAGGATTGCCGCCGGGAAGGTGATCTGGTTCGACAGCGGGTTGTAATAGGCGTTCACCGTCTGCGGCGTCATCGCCCACAGGCTGCGATCGACCGGCTTGGGGAAACGCGACAGTTCCAGCTGATGCTCGAACTCGCCCGAGCGCATCACATTGCCGAGCAGGTCACCCCGCTCCACCTTCAGCGCCGAATAGTCGATATATTTCTCCGGATGGCCGATGCGCGGCTCGAACGCGGCGAGCTTGGCGAGCGCGGCCTTGCGGGTCGGCTCGTCCATCCAGGTCGAAGCCTCGATCCGTTCGCGATAGGAGTCGCGGAGATTCTCGATCAGCTCGGCCATCTGCTTTTCGGCTTCGGGCGGATAATATTTGGCGACATAGGCCTTGCCGACGGCCTCGCCGAGCGCGCCGTTGACCATCTGGACGCCGCGCTTCCAGCGCTCGCGCTGGACCGGCACGCCGGAGAGCGTCTTCGAGTAGAAATCGAAACGCGCCTGATCGAACGCCTTGGGCAGGTACGTCGCGTGGTCGCTGACGAAGCGATAGGCGAGATAATCCTTCCACGTCGCGAGCGGCGTCGCGGCGAAGATCTTGCCCAGCGCGATCAGCGCGGTGTTCTGGGTCATCAGGATTTCGGGCGAGCTTTCCAGACCGGCGGTCTTGAGCATCAACGCCCAATCGAATTCGGGCGCCTTGGCGGTAAGCCCTGCGATCGTCTGCGGATCGTTGAGCTTGGCGATGTCGCGGCTCTGCTCGGGCGACCACTGGACCTTGGCCATCGCGGTCTCGAGCGCGACGATCGCATCGGCCTTGGCGCTGGCGTCGGGGATACCCGCCAGTTCCTGGATCTTCTGCACATAGGCGCGATAGGCGGTGCGCGCCGCATCGAACTTGGCGCCCTGATTCAGATAATAATCGCGCGGCATGCCCAGGCCGCCCTGGCCGACGGCCGCGGTATATTTGGTCGGATCGGCGAAGCCGGGCGTGATCTCGATCTCCACCGGCGTCGCATAGCCGTTGCTGGCGAACAGCGCCTGCAACGCGCCCTTGTCCTGCACGGCCGCGATGCGCCCCAGATAGGGCTTGAGCGGCGCGGTGCCGCGCGCCTCGATGCCCGCCTCGTCCATCCAGCTGGCGTAGAAATCGCCGACCTGCTTGCCGGTCGCGCCATAGGCGGCGGGGTTTTTTGCCATGTCGTCGAGCAGGGTGCGGACGTTGGTCTCGGCGGCAAGCGCCAGATCGACGAACGGGCCGGCCGAGGTGCGGTCGGCGGCGATCTCGGTGCGCGCCGCCCAGCCGCCATTGGCGAAGGTCCAGAAGTCGTCGCCCGGCTTCACGCCCGCTTGCTCGGCGGTGAGGTCGACGCCGAAGCTGCCATATTTGGGCGTGCCGCTCTGGGCGAGCGCGGGCGCGGCGACGAGCAGCGCCATGGCGCTGGTCAGCAACAAGGAACGACGCATTTTCATGATGTTAGGCTTCCCCACCACGGTGTGTGTTATGCAAGTGTAACGGGGGGTGCGAGACCCCGCAATGGCATTTTGTAACAATCGATACTGTCCGCGTGGACACCCTCCTCCCTGCACGAGCGGGAGGAGGGATCGGATCAACCCACCCGGTTGGCGACCAGATCGTCGACCACCGCAGGGTCCGCCAGCGTCGAGGTGTCGCCGAGGCTGCTCACATCGCCCTCGGCGATCTTGCGCAGGATGCGGCGCATGATCTTGCCCGAGCGCGTCTTGGGCAGGCCGGGCGCGAACTGAAGCGCGTCCGGCGTCGCGATCGGGCCGATCTCGCCGCGCACCCAGTCGCGCAGTTCCTTGCGCAGCGCCTCGCTGGCTTCCTCGCCTGCGTTCAGGGTGACGTAGGCATAAATGCCCTGCCCCTTGATGTCGTGCGGCATGCCGACGACCGCTGCTTCGGCAACCTTGCCATGGAGCACCAGCGCGCTCTCGACCTCGGCGGTGCCCATGCGGTGGCCCGAGACATTGATCACATCGTCCACCCGGCCGGTGATCCAGTAATAGCCGTCGCCGTCACGGCGGCAGCCATCGCCGGTAAAGTACTTGCCGCGATAGGTGGTAAAATAGGTCTGGAAGAAGCGCTCGTGATCGCCCCAGACGGTGCGCATCTGCCCCGGCCAGCTCCGCGCGATGACGAGATTGCCTTCGGTCGCCCCTTCCAGCAGCGCGCCGTCGCCGTCGACCAGCTGCGGCTCGATCCCAAAGAAGGGCATCGAGGCCGAGCCGGGCTTGAGCGCGGTCGCGCCCGGCAGCGGGGTGATCATGTGCCCGCCCGTCTCGGTCTGCCACCAGGTGTCGACGATCGGGCAGCGGCCCTCGCCCACCACGTCATGATACCAGCGCCACGCCTCCGGATTGATCGGCTCACCGACCGACCCGAGCAGCTTGAGCGACGTGCGGCTGGTGGACGTGACGTAGCTGTCGCCCTCCTTCATCAGTGCGCGGAGCGCGGTGGGCGCGGTGTAGAGGATCTCGACCTGGTGCCGGTCGACCACCTGCCACATGCGGCCGGCATCGGGCCAGGTCGGCACGCCCTCGAACATCAGCGTGACGCCGCCATTGGCCAGCGGGCCATAGACGATATAGCTGTGCCCGGTGACCCAGCCGATATCGGCCGCGCACCAATAGACCTGGCCGGGACGGTAATCGAACACGACCTCGTGCGTATAGGCCGCCCAGAGCAGATAGCCGCCGCTCGAATGCAGCACGCCCTTGGGCTTGCCGGTCGATCCCGAGGTATAGAGGATGAACAGCGGATCCTCGGCGTCCATCGGCTCCGCCGGGCAGTCGGCGGATACCTTGGCGGCCGCCTCATGATACCAGAGATCGCGGCCGGGCTGCATCGCCACGTCGCCGCCGGTCGCCTGCACGACGATGACTTTCTCGAGCACCGGGGCATGGCGTTGCGCCGCGTCGACATTGGCCTTGAGCGGCACGCGCTTGCCGCCGCGCCGCCCTTCGTCGGCAGTGATGACGATGCGGCTGTCGCAATCGACGATGCGGCCGGCCAGCGCCTCCGGGGAAAAGCCGCCGAACACCACCGAATGCACCGCGCCGATCCGCGCGCAGGCGAGCAGCGCCACCGCCGCCTCGGGGATCATCGGCATGTAGACGGTGACGCGGTCGCCCTTCCGGACGCCTTCCGCCTTCAGCACATTGGCGAAGCGGCAGACCTGCTCGTGGAGCTCGCGGTAGCTGATCCGGCGCGCCTCCTCCTTGGGATCATCGGGCTCCCACAGGATGGCGGTCTGGTCGCCGCGCGTCGCAAGATGGCGATCGAGGCAGTTGGCGGCGACGTTGAGCTTGCCGTCGGCGAACCAGCGAATGCGGAAATCGGCTTCGTCGAAGGACCAGTCGCCCGCAGTCTGCGGCGGCACGATCCAGTCGAGACGCTGGGCCTGCTCCAGCCAGAACCCGTCGGGATCGGACAGTGACTGGGCATGGAGACGTTCATACGCTGCGGCGTCGACGCGGGCGCTCTTCGCCCAGCTTTCCGGCACCGGATACAGATCTTGGCTCATCATGACCCCTCCTGGTCGGCGGGCATCTAGGAGCGCAAGGGGTGGATAGGCAAGGCACCCATGGTTGCAACATCGTTACATTGTGCAAACAGAATTCAGTGGAACCGCCAAACCGTATCAGCCATATAAGACGCTATGGCACGACCTGCGATTGCTCTGTTGCTCTGTGCGGCACTGCCGCTTGCAGCCTGCTCCACCGGTTCCGCCCATCCGCAACAGGTCGCCGCCCCGATCGATCTGCCCGATCGCTTCTCGGTCAGCCCCGAGCAGCGGGCGCGCGAGGATCTGGTGCGTTGGTGGGATCGGTTCGACGATCCGATGCTCGGCCAGCTGATCGGCCAGGCGCAGACGGCCAATCTCGACATCGCCCAGGCGGTGATCCGGCTGCGTCAGGCGCGTGAGTCGCTGATCCAGTCGCGCTCGGCGTTGCTGCCGACGGTGAGCGGCTCCGCCGGCTATTCGCGCAACGAGCCGCTGCGCGGCGGCAGCGTCGCGACGCAGCTGCCCGACGGCACCATCGCCTCCTTCTCGCAGGGCGGTAGCAGCAACCTCTCGTTGGGCTTGGACGCGAGCTATCAGGTGGATCTGTTCGGCGAGGTGCGCAGCGGCGTCCGCAGCGCCCGGGCAAACGTCGAGGCGGCCGGGTTCAACCGTGCCGCGGTATTGCTCTCGGTCGAATCCGAAACCGCGCGCAACTATGTACAGGCGCGGCTTTCGCAGGCGCAGCTCGCCAATGCCCGCGAGAGCCTCGCCATCCAGGACGAAAATCTCAGCATCGCGCAGTGGCGGGTGCAGGCGGGCCTCGTCTCCTCGCTCGATGCCGAGCAGGCGCGTGCCCAGCGATCGCAGACCGCCGCGACCATTCCGCAGCTCGAAAGCAGCTATGCCGCCAACGTCGCCCGGCTCGGCGTGC is part of the Sphingomonas sp. genome and harbors:
- a CDS encoding efflux transporter outer membrane subunit, translating into MARPAIALLLCAALPLAACSTGSAHPQQVAAPIDLPDRFSVSPEQRAREDLVRWWDRFDDPMLGQLIGQAQTANLDIAQAVIRLRQARESLIQSRSALLPTVSGSAGYSRNEPLRGGSVATQLPDGTIASFSQGGSSNLSLGLDASYQVDLFGEVRSGVRSARANVEAAGFNRAAVLLSVESETARNYVQARLSQAQLANARESLAIQDENLSIAQWRVQAGLVSSLDAEQARAQRSQTAATIPQLESSYAANVARLGVLTGQTPGALREAMAAPKPIPRGPASVAAGFPADALRQRPDVRAAQRNLASATAQIGVSRAQLYPSLSLGGSISAGSGSVRSLLDIITGRAFANVAQTIFDAGRLRSQLRSARAGADGAFYSYKASVLQAMEEIENAIVALEAAREREAAFRTALEAATNQALLARFQYRSGLTDFTTLNQSESALLSAKNGLSQAEFEQATALIQLYVALGGGWEEAAPIPPLPSRTGSATDGQ
- the acs gene encoding acetate--CoA ligase; the encoded protein is MSQDLYPVPESWAKSARVDAAAYERLHAQSLSDPDGFWLEQAQRLDWIVPPQTAGDWSFDEADFRIRWFADGKLNVAANCLDRHLATRGDQTAILWEPDDPKEEARRISYRELHEQVCRFANVLKAEGVRKGDRVTVYMPMIPEAAVALLACARIGAVHSVVFGGFSPEALAGRIVDCDSRIVITADEGRRGGKRVPLKANVDAAQRHAPVLEKVIVVQATGGDVAMQPGRDLWYHEAAAKVSADCPAEPMDAEDPLFILYTSGSTGKPKGVLHSSGGYLLWAAYTHEVVFDYRPGQVYWCAADIGWVTGHSYIVYGPLANGGVTLMFEGVPTWPDAGRMWQVVDRHQVEILYTAPTALRALMKEGDSYVTSTSRTSLKLLGSVGEPINPEAWRWYHDVVGEGRCPIVDTWWQTETGGHMITPLPGATALKPGSASMPFFGIEPQLVDGDGALLEGATEGNLVIARSWPGQMRTVWGDHERFFQTYFTTYRGKYFTGDGCRRDGDGYYWITGRVDDVINVSGHRMGTAEVESALVLHGKVAEAAVVGMPHDIKGQGIYAYVTLNAGEEASEALRKELRDWVRGEIGPIATPDALQFAPGLPKTRSGKIMRRILRKIAEGDVSSLGDTSTLADPAVVDDLVANRVG